A genomic region of Elaeis guineensis isolate ETL-2024a chromosome 9, EG11, whole genome shotgun sequence contains the following coding sequences:
- the LOC105051256 gene encoding LOW QUALITY PROTEIN: chalcone isomerase-like protein 1 (The sequence of the model RefSeq protein was modified relative to this genomic sequence to represent the inferred CDS: inserted 1 base in 1 codon): MATVLKEEAFEKKESLKVAEMEKVVKGKKAEEGKEEKAVREEVRAKLEQHKVEEDKVVVEEEKAEGKEEVGENVKMDIEPKTGVSFPVKLGDGKQLISVGCRKKKILGLGVNICAFGIYADNAMLKELLKTKFSKNPENPTKELYEAVIDSDILMTVRLVLIXRGLTMSIVKKNIDDSLLASIKKLTGGQKNEALANKMMADADNRIKLPPGSVTEITRLPGYVLQTKVRDELVSKVESELLCRAYFHMYLGDDPFDMEAKEGFGKSMLSLF; this comes from the exons ATGGCAACAGTGCTTAAAGAAGAGGCGTTTGAGAAGAAGGAGAGTCTGAAGGTTGCTGAGATGGAAAAGGTGGTTAAGGGAAAGAAGGCTGAGgaggggaaggaggagaaggcAGTACGGGAGGAGGTGAGGGCAAAGCTGGAGCAGCACAAAGTGGAGGAGGACAAAGTGGTGGTCGAGGAAGAGAAAGCCGAAGGCAAGGAGGAAGTAGGGGAGAATGTTAAGATGGATATCGAACCCAAGACCGGAGTCTCCTTCCCAGTGAAGCTGGGAGATGGGAAGCAGCTGATCTCAGTTGggtgtaggaagaagaagatccTAGGCCTCGGTGTCAATATCTGTGCCTTTG GTATATATGCCGATAATGCTATGCTGAAGGAGCTCCTTAAAACAAAATTTAGCAAGAATCCAGAAAATCCTACCAAAGAATTGTACGAGGCAGTGATTGACAGCGATATCTTAATGACGGTCAGGTTGGTATTAA TAAGAGGCCTCACCATGAGCATCGTGAAAAAGAACATTGATGATAGCCTTCTAGCATCAATTAAGAAGCTTACAGGTGGTCAAAAGAATGAGGCTCTCGCTAACAA GATGATGGCTGATGCAGATAATAGAATAAAGCTACCCCCGGGGTCGGTTACCGAGATAACAAGGCTACCTGGATATGTTCTCCAAACAAAAG TGAGGGATGAGTTAGTTAGCAAGGTGGAGAGTGAGCTGCTGTGCAGAGCCTACTTTCATATGTATTTGGGAGATGATCCATTTGACATGGAGGCTAAAGAAGGATTTGGAAAATCCATGCTTTCTCTTTTCTGA